The Balearica regulorum gibbericeps isolate bBalReg1 chromosome 5, bBalReg1.pri, whole genome shotgun sequence genome window below encodes:
- the THBS1 gene encoding thrombospondin-1 yields MGPTTVLFLLLMLSVSEGKRAAESRSDDNSVFDLFELIGFIRKGAGRRAPGVHLVKGPESSSPAYRIEDASRIPAVPDSKFQDLLDAIHAEKGFILLATLRQAKKSRGTLLSVEQKDGSGHVFSLVSNGKAGTLDLSLSGDGKQQLVSVEDALLATGHWKNITLFVQEDRAQLYVGCEKMENAELDIPIQNIFTRDLASSARLRIAKGGVNDNFQGLLQNVRFVFGTTLETILRNKGCSSSTSAIITLDNPINGSSPAIRTNYIGHKTKDIQAVCGFSCDELTNMFVELQGLRSMVTTLQDRVRKVTEENELIAKVVQITPGVCIHNGILHKNKEEWTIDSCTECTCQNSATICRKVSCPLMPCSNATVPDGECCPRCWPSDYADDGWSPWSEWTSCSVTCGNGIQQRGRSCDSLNNRCEGSSVQTRTCHLQECDKRFKQDGGWSHWSPWSSCSVTCGTGIITRIRLCNSPVPQLNGKPCEGEARENKPCQKDPCPINGNWGPWSPWDACTVTCGGGLQKRSRLCNNPEPQYGGKTCVGEARGTQVCNKQDCPIDGCLSNPCFAGTTCTSSPDGSWKCGACPAGYHGDGVHCQDIDECKEVPDACFVFNGVHRCENTEPGYNCLPCPPRFTGTQPFGRSVEDAMANKQVCKPRNPCTDGTHDCNKNAKCNYLGHFSDPMYRCECKPGYAGNGIICGEDTDLDGWPNENLVCVANATYHCKKDNCPNLPNSGQEDYDKDGIGDACDNDDDDDGIPDDRDNCPFIYNPQQYDYDRDDVGDRCDNCPYNHNPDQTDTDNNGEGDACAVDIDGDGVLNERDNCQYVYNVDQRDTDLDGVGDQCDNCPLEHNPDQEDTDSDRIGDQCDNNQDIDEDGHQNNLDNCPYVPNANQADHDKDGKGDACDHDDDNDGIPDDKDNCRLVANPDQADSDGDGRGDACKDDFDQDSVPDIDDICPENVDISETDFRRFQMIPLDPKGTSQNDPNWVVRHQGKELVQTVNCDPGLAVGFDEFNAVDFSGTFFINTERDDDYAGFVFGYQSSSRFYVVMWKQITQSYWDSTPTKAQGYSGLSIKVVNSTTGPGEHLRNALWHTGNTPGQVRTLWHDPRHIGWKDFTAYRWRLSHRPKTGYIRVVMYEGKKIMADSGPIYDKTYAGGRLGLFVFSQEMVFFSDLKYECRDP; encoded by the exons ATGGGGCCAACGACTGTTCTCTTCCTGCTCCTCATGCTCAGTGTCTCGGAAGGCAAGCGCGCTGCAG AGTCCCGAAGTGATGATAACAGTGTCTTCGATCTCTTTGAACTCATCGGCTTCATTCGGAAGGGAGCTGGGCGCCGGGCACCCGGGGTGCACCTGGTGAAGGGACCAGAATCCTCCAGCCCTGCTTACCGCATTGAAGATGCCAGTCGCATCCCTGCTGTCCCTGACTCCAAGTTCCAAGACTTATTAGATGCCATCCATGCTGAGAAGGGCTTCATTCTCCTTGCAACCCTCCGGCAAGCCAAGAAGAGCAGAGGCACGCTGCTGTCCGTGGAACAGAAAGACGGCTCTGGTCATGTCTTCAGTCTAGTATCAAATGGCAAGGCAGGCACCCTGGACCTGAGCCTTTCTGGTGATGGCAAGCAGCAGTTAGTGTCAGTAGAGGACGCCTTGCTAGCTACAGGACATTGGAAGAATATCACCCTGTTTGTGCAGGAGGACCGGGCTCAGCTCTATGTGGGGTGTGAGAAAATGGAGAATGCTGAACTAGACATCCCCATCCAGAACATCTTCACTAGGGACCTGGCCAGCAGTGCCAGGCTCCGTATTGCCAAAGGGGGAGTCAATGACAACTTCCAG GGACTGCTGCAGAATGTGCGGTTTGTGTTTGGAACAACTCTGGAAACTATCCTGAGGAACAAAGGCTGCTCCAGCT CCACTAGTGCAATCATTACTTTGGACAACCCCATCAATGGTTCTAGCCCAGCTATCCGCACTAATTACATTGGCCATAAAACGAAGGACATCCAAGCAGTCTGTGGTTTTTCCTGTGATGAACTAACAAATATGTTTGTGGAACTGCAAGGGCTCCGGTCCATGGTTACAACACTTCAAGACAGAGTTCGCAAAGTG actgaagaaaatgaactgatTGCCAAAGTGGTCCAGATCACTCCTGGAGTATGTATTCATAATGGCATCttgcacaaaaataaagaggagTGGACTATTGACAGCTGCACTGAATGTACCTGCCAG AACTCTGCCACTATATGCCGGAAAGTGTCTTGTCCTCTGATGCCTTGTTCCAATGCCACTGTGCCTGATGGGGAGTGCTGCCCCCGATGTTGGC CTAGTGACTATGCAGATGATGGATGGTCTCCTTGGTCTGAATGGACTTCATGCTCTGTGACCTGTGGGAATGGGATTCAGCAGAGAGGGCGATCCTGTGACAGTCTCAATAACCGTTGTGAGGGGTCGTCTGTACAGACTAGGACTTGCCACCTTCAGGAGTGCGATAAGAGAT TTAAACAGGATGGTGGCTGGAGTCACTGGTCACCATGGTCATCGTGTTCTGTCACTTGTGGCACGGGCATCATCACAAGAATTCGTCTCTGCAACTCTCCAGTACCGCAGCTGAATGGCAAACCTTGTGAGGGTGaggcaagagaaaacaaaccctgCCAGAAAGATCCTTGCCCAA TTAATGGCAACTGGGGACCATGGTCTCCATGGGATGCTTGCACAGTGACATGTGGAGGAGGACTTCAAAAACGTAGCCGTCTCTGCAATAATCCTGAGCCTCAGTATGGTGGGAAGACTTGCGTAGGTGAAGCTAGAGGGACTCAAGTCTGCAACAAACAGGACTGTCCAATTG ATGGGTGTCTGTCCAATCCCTGCTTTGCGGGGACTACGTGTACCAGCTCCCCAGATGGTTCCTGGAAGTGTGGTGCCTGTCCTGCTGGCTACCATGGTGATGGTGTCCACTGCCAAGATATTGATGAG TGCAAAGAGGTTCCTGATGCCTGCTTTGTCTTCAACGGGGTGCACAGGTGTGAGAATACTGAACCTGGGTACAACTGTCTGCCTTGTCCACCACGTTTCACTGGCACACAGCCATTTGGTCGCAGTGTTGAAGATGCCATGGCTAACAAGCAG GTCTGCAAGCCACGTAATCCATGCACAGATGGAACACATGACTGCAACAAGAATGCCAAATGCAATTACCTTGGCCACTTCAGTGACCCTATGTATCGTTGTGAATGTAAACCAGGCTATGCTGGCAATGGCATAATCTGTGGAGAAGATACTGACTTGGATGGGTGGCCAAATGAGAACCTTGTTTGTGTTGCCAATGCCACTTACCACTGTAAAAAA GATAACTGCCCTAATCTGCCTAACTCTGGGCAGGAAGACTACGATAAGGATGGTATTGGTGATGCCTGTGACAACGATGACGATGATGATGGTATTCCTGATGACCGG GACAACTGTCCGTTCATCTACAACCCACAGCAGTATGACTATGACAGGGATGATGTTGGTGACCGCTGTGATAACTGCCCCTACAATCACAACCCTGATCAAACTGACACTGACAACAATGGAGAAGGAGACGCATGTGCAGTAGATATTGATGGAGATG GGGTCCTTAACGAAAGGGACAACTGCCAATATGTCTACAATGTAGACCAGAGGGATACAGACTTGGATGGTGTTGGAGATCAGTGTGATAACTGTCCACTGGAACACAATCCTGACCAG gaagaCACTGATTCTGACCGCATAGGTGATCAGTGTGACAACAACCAGGACATAGATGAAGATGGCCATCAAAATAATCTTGATAACTGCCCCTATGTGCCCAATGCCAATCAAGCTGACCATGACAAGGATGGAAAAGGTGATGCCTGTGACCATGATGATGACAACGATGGCATTCCTGATGACAAAGATAACTGCAGATTGGTTGCCAACCCAGATCAAGCTGATTCTGATG GTGATGGACGTGGAGATGCTTGCAAAGATGACTTTGACCAAGACAGTGTGCCAGACATTGATGATATCTGCCCTGAAAATGTGGACATTAGCGAGACTGATTTCCGAAGATTTCAGATGATTCCCCTGGATCCCAAAGGAACATCCCAAAATGATCCAAACTGGGTTGTTCGTCACCAGGGTAAAGAACTGGTTCAGACAGTCAACTGTGACCCTGGCCTTGCAGTTG GTTTTGATGAATTCAATGCTGTGGACTTCAGTGGCACCTTCTTCATCAATACAGAAAGGGATGATGATTATGCTGGCTTTGTATTTGGCTACCAATCTAGCAGTCGTTTCTATGTTGTCATGTGGAAGCAGATCACCCAGTCTTATTGGGACTCCACACCAACCAAAGCTCAAGGCTACTCAGGTCTCTCCATCAAAGTTGTGAATTCTACCACTGGCCCAGGAGAACACCTTCGTAATGCTCTGTGGCACACAGGAAACACTCCTGGCCAG